In Microbacterium sp. 1.5R, the following are encoded in one genomic region:
- a CDS encoding ABC transporter ATP-binding protein, translating to MLGKILLRYLARYKWLLVAVLVFQFASALATLYLPRLNEDIINKGVAQSDTAYIWRTGLFMLAVSLGQIIASVIATYFAARASMGAGRDIRADVFAKVSGFSEREVSQFGAGSLITRNTNDVQQVQMLAMMGATMLVTAPLLAIGGIIFAVQTNIGLSWLIAVSVPLLLIVAGLVVSRMVPLFRSYQGKLDTVNRVLREQLTGVRVVRAFVREGIEEERFRGANTDIMVVGRKVGSLFVLLFPLFMLILNVTIVAVVWFGGIEVNSGTVQVGTIFAFMQYIGQIMGGVIMASFMAIMIPRAAVSAERIGEVLETQSSMVRPADGVTDFPTPGSVAFDGVEFTYPGADSPVLKGISFAAEPGETVAIVGSTGAGKTTLVSLIPRLFDVSGGAVFVGGADVRDADVESLWATIGLVPQRPFLFTGTVASNLRYGREDATDEELWHALEIAQGRDFVEEMPQGLDSRITQGGTNVSGGQRQRLAIARAIVRQPQILVFDDSFSALDLTTDARLRQALWRELPHVTKIVVAQRVSSITDADRIVVLEGGTMVGVGTHEELLETSTTYREIVESQLGVDA from the coding sequence GTGCTGGGAAAAATCCTCCTCCGTTATCTCGCCCGCTATAAGTGGCTGCTCGTCGCCGTGCTGGTGTTCCAATTCGCCAGCGCTCTGGCCACCCTCTACCTCCCGCGCCTGAACGAAGACATCATCAACAAGGGCGTGGCCCAGTCCGACACCGCCTACATCTGGCGCACCGGGCTCTTCATGCTCGCCGTCTCGCTCGGCCAGATCATCGCGTCGGTCATCGCGACCTACTTCGCGGCTCGCGCGTCGATGGGTGCGGGGCGCGACATCCGTGCCGACGTCTTCGCCAAGGTCAGCGGATTCTCCGAGCGAGAGGTGTCGCAGTTCGGCGCCGGCTCGCTCATCACGCGCAACACGAACGACGTGCAGCAGGTGCAGATGCTCGCGATGATGGGCGCGACGATGCTCGTCACCGCGCCGCTGCTCGCGATCGGCGGCATCATCTTCGCCGTGCAGACGAACATCGGCCTGAGCTGGCTCATCGCCGTGTCCGTCCCGCTGCTGCTGATCGTCGCCGGTCTCGTCGTCAGCCGCATGGTTCCGCTGTTCCGCAGCTATCAGGGAAAGCTCGACACCGTGAACCGCGTGCTGCGCGAGCAGCTCACCGGCGTGCGCGTGGTCCGTGCCTTCGTCCGAGAGGGCATCGAAGAAGAGCGCTTCCGCGGTGCCAACACCGACATCATGGTGGTCGGCCGCAAGGTCGGCTCGCTGTTCGTCCTGCTGTTCCCGCTGTTCATGCTCATCCTCAACGTCACGATCGTGGCGGTCGTGTGGTTCGGCGGCATCGAGGTCAACAGTGGCACGGTGCAGGTCGGCACGATCTTCGCCTTCATGCAGTACATCGGCCAGATCATGGGCGGCGTCATCATGGCCAGCTTCATGGCGATCATGATCCCGCGCGCGGCAGTGTCGGCCGAGCGCATCGGCGAGGTGCTCGAGACGCAGTCGAGCATGGTGCGGCCGGCCGACGGCGTGACCGACTTCCCGACACCCGGTTCGGTCGCCTTCGACGGCGTCGAGTTCACCTACCCGGGCGCCGACTCTCCCGTTCTCAAGGGCATCAGCTTCGCGGCCGAGCCCGGCGAGACGGTGGCGATCGTCGGATCGACCGGTGCCGGCAAGACGACCCTCGTGTCGTTGATCCCACGACTCTTCGACGTCTCCGGCGGAGCCGTCTTCGTCGGCGGCGCCGATGTGCGCGATGCCGACGTCGAGTCGCTGTGGGCGACCATCGGCCTCGTTCCGCAGCGTCCGTTCCTCTTCACCGGAACGGTGGCCTCGAACCTCCGGTACGGCCGCGAGGACGCGACCGACGAAGAGCTCTGGCATGCGCTGGAGATCGCTCAGGGACGCGACTTCGTCGAGGAGATGCCCCAGGGGCTCGACTCGAGGATCACCCAGGGCGGCACCAACGTCTCGGGCGGTCAGCGTCAGCGCCTGGCGATCGCCCGCGCGATCGTCCGTCAGCCGCAGATCCTGGTCTTCGACGACTCGTTCTCCGCGCTCGACCTCACCACCGACGCCCGACTGAGGCAGGCGCTGTGGCGTGAACTGCCGCACGTGACCAAGATCGTGGTCGCACAGCGCGTCTCATCCATCACCGATGCGGACCGCATCGTCGTCCTCGAAGGGGGCACCATGGTCGGCGTCGGCACGCACGAGGAGCTTCTCGAGACCAGCACGACCTACCGAGAGATCGTCGAATCGCAGCTGGGGGTGGACGCATGA
- a CDS encoding ABC transporter ATP-binding protein has product MSEQDAPRTRRGRAAKAADTTTAVEPELTDEEKYEAELAEKARQDGGGWDSVAPGKADNFGKSFSRMIGLLKPSAVWFILVSIAGAVGVVLTVAAPKVLGEATNLIYKGFISVQLAQANGDFPGFPAGTPQEDVVAALRQGGQDDFANQVEALGAFRVGDGVDFDALRWIIIAVLAIYVTAAFLSWIQGYVINVIMVRTMWRLREQVEAKINRLPLSYFDKVQRGDLISRVTNDIDNITQTMQQSLSGAITAVLTVVGVLVLMFSISWQLALVALVALPLMGVIFGVIGPRSQKAFSTQWRKVGRLNARVEEAFSGHALVKVFGREQDALEKFQGENEELFQASFKAQFLSGIIMPAMTFVGSLTYVGIAVLGGLMVANGQLRLGDVQAFIQYSQQFTQPLSELGGMAAVVQSGTASAERVFELLDTEEQEADDADAPKLADGKGVVEFENVAFSYTPDRPLITDLSFRVEPGQTVAIVGPTGAGKTTLVNLIMRFYELNGGRILLDGQDISEVTRDQLRSRTGMVLQDPWLFAGSIRENIRYGRSTATDDEVLEAAKATYVDRFVHALPEGYDTVLDEDASNVSAGERQLITIARAFVAQPSILILDEATSAVDTRTELLLQHAMAALRQGRTSFVIAHRLSTIRDADLILVMEHGDIVEKGTHDELIAAQGAYWRLYQSQFEQAATDIDAEDALTGSTPVVMSGDAEDAAASAQVGVSVGAQTPAAEAAAAQAVVERPDAGGSSRA; this is encoded by the coding sequence ATGAGCGAGCAGGACGCTCCCCGGACCCGCCGCGGTCGCGCGGCCAAGGCGGCGGACACGACCACTGCGGTCGAGCCGGAGCTGACAGACGAAGAGAAGTACGAGGCCGAGCTCGCCGAGAAGGCGCGCCAGGACGGCGGCGGCTGGGACAGCGTCGCTCCCGGAAAGGCCGACAACTTCGGCAAGAGCTTCAGCCGGATGATCGGGCTGCTCAAGCCGTCGGCCGTCTGGTTCATCCTGGTGTCGATCGCCGGCGCCGTCGGCGTCGTGCTCACGGTCGCGGCGCCGAAGGTGCTCGGTGAGGCCACGAACCTCATCTACAAGGGCTTCATCTCCGTGCAGCTCGCGCAGGCGAACGGGGACTTCCCCGGGTTCCCCGCCGGCACTCCGCAGGAGGATGTCGTCGCGGCACTCCGCCAGGGAGGGCAGGACGACTTCGCCAACCAGGTCGAGGCCCTCGGCGCCTTCCGTGTCGGTGACGGTGTCGACTTCGACGCGCTGCGGTGGATCATCATCGCCGTGCTGGCGATCTATGTCACCGCCGCCTTCCTCAGTTGGATCCAGGGTTACGTCATCAACGTCATCATGGTCCGCACCATGTGGCGTCTGCGCGAGCAGGTCGAGGCGAAGATCAACCGTCTGCCCCTGTCGTACTTCGACAAGGTGCAGCGCGGTGATCTGATCTCGCGCGTGACCAACGACATCGACAACATCACCCAGACCATGCAGCAGTCGCTGTCCGGCGCGATCACGGCCGTACTCACGGTCGTGGGCGTGCTGGTCCTGATGTTCTCGATCTCCTGGCAGCTCGCTCTCGTCGCGCTCGTGGCGCTCCCGCTCATGGGTGTGATCTTCGGCGTCATCGGTCCTCGCTCGCAGAAGGCGTTCAGCACCCAGTGGCGCAAGGTCGGGCGTCTGAACGCTCGCGTCGAAGAGGCCTTCTCCGGTCACGCGCTGGTCAAGGTCTTCGGTCGCGAGCAGGACGCGCTGGAGAAGTTCCAGGGCGAGAACGAGGAGCTGTTCCAGGCCAGCTTCAAGGCGCAGTTCCTCTCCGGCATCATCATGCCGGCGATGACCTTCGTCGGCAGCCTCACCTACGTGGGCATCGCGGTGCTCGGCGGTCTCATGGTCGCCAACGGGCAGCTGCGTCTCGGAGACGTGCAGGCGTTCATCCAGTACTCGCAGCAGTTCACGCAGCCGCTGTCCGAGCTCGGTGGAATGGCGGCCGTCGTGCAGTCCGGCACGGCATCGGCCGAGCGGGTGTTCGAGCTCCTCGACACCGAAGAGCAGGAAGCGGACGACGCGGATGCTCCGAAGCTCGCCGACGGCAAGGGCGTCGTGGAGTTCGAGAACGTCGCGTTCTCGTACACTCCCGACCGTCCGCTGATCACCGACCTCTCGTTCCGGGTCGAGCCCGGTCAGACGGTCGCGATCGTCGGCCCGACGGGAGCGGGCAAGACCACTCTCGTCAACCTCATCATGCGGTTCTACGAACTGAACGGCGGGCGCATCCTGCTCGACGGTCAGGACATCTCCGAGGTCACGCGTGACCAGCTGCGCTCTCGCACCGGCATGGTCCTGCAGGACCCGTGGCTGTTCGCCGGGAGCATCCGCGAGAACATCCGGTACGGACGCTCGACCGCGACCGACGACGAGGTTCTCGAAGCGGCGAAGGCGACCTATGTGGATCGCTTCGTGCATGCCCTCCCCGAGGGCTACGACACCGTGCTCGACGAAGACGCGTCGAACGTCTCGGCGGGCGAGCGACAGCTGATCACGATCGCGCGAGCGTTCGTGGCCCAGCCGTCGATCCTGATCCTCGATGAGGCCACGTCGGCGGTCGACACCCGCACCGAGCTGCTGCTGCAGCACGCGATGGCGGCGCTTCGACAGGGACGCACGTCGTTTGTGATCGCGCACCGCCTGTCGACCATCCGCGATGCCGACCTCATCCTCGTGATGGAGCACGGAGACATCGTCGAGAAGGGCACGCACGACGAGCTCATCGCCGCGCAGGGCGCCTACTGGCGCCTCTACCAGTCGCAGTTCGAACAGGCGGCGACCGACATCGACGCAGAGGACGCGCTCACCGGCTCGACTCCGGTCGTCATGAGCGGCGACGCCGAAGACGCGGCTGCGTCGGCACAGGTCGGGGTCTCGGTGGGGGCGCAGACTCCCGCCGCCGAGGCAGCGGCCGCGCAGGCAGTGGTCGAACGGCCGGATGCCGGAGGCTCCTCACGCGCCTGA
- a CDS encoding ABC transporter ATP-binding protein — MSSLTTPATLEARGWGWRYATRRRWAVRDVDLRIEPGERVLLLGASGSGKSTLLQGFGGVLGGADEGETHGALLVDGVPPTDARGRVGMVLQDPDTQTILARVGDDVAFGCENLGVPRDEIWQRVRAALDAVELDVALDRSTAALSGGQKQRLALAGVLAMRPGAILLDEPTANLDPEGVRDVRDAVAAALDATSATLVVIEHRIDIWLPLVTRVIVLGAEPDGTVVLADGSPDAVLGARGAELAASGVWVPGHPPAVPPAPAQRPGATLLEARGLTVSRRRGLAVAGPFDVDVRAGEVLGVTGANGAGKSTLGLTLAGLIPAEEGRVAALPPLAAGEKPDPIHWSSRALLTRIASVMQTPEHQLLAKTVRDELSVGPRALKLPDAEIASRVDDLLERLRLTSLAAANPYTLSGGEKRRLTVAAALATRPRMLVLDEPTFGQDATTWAELVGLIARLRDEGTAIVAISHDETVLEALHARRIEVGR, encoded by the coding sequence GTGAGCTCGCTCACGACGCCCGCCACCCTCGAAGCCCGTGGCTGGGGGTGGCGGTACGCGACGCGACGGCGCTGGGCGGTGCGCGACGTCGACCTGCGCATCGAGCCGGGGGAGCGGGTGCTGCTGCTCGGCGCCTCCGGCTCGGGCAAGTCGACGCTGCTCCAGGGGTTCGGTGGAGTGCTCGGCGGTGCGGATGAGGGCGAGACGCACGGTGCGCTGCTCGTCGACGGTGTGCCGCCCACCGACGCCCGGGGTCGGGTCGGGATGGTCCTGCAGGATCCCGATACGCAGACGATCCTCGCGAGGGTCGGCGACGACGTCGCCTTCGGCTGCGAGAACCTCGGCGTACCCCGAGACGAGATCTGGCAGCGGGTGCGCGCGGCGCTGGACGCCGTAGAGCTCGACGTCGCCCTCGATCGATCCACGGCCGCGCTGTCGGGCGGTCAGAAGCAGCGCCTCGCCCTCGCCGGCGTGCTCGCGATGCGACCGGGTGCCATCCTGCTCGACGAACCGACGGCGAACCTCGACCCCGAGGGGGTGCGGGACGTACGGGATGCCGTGGCCGCCGCCCTCGATGCGACGAGTGCGACCCTCGTGGTCATCGAGCATCGCATCGACATCTGGCTGCCGCTCGTGACCCGGGTGATCGTGCTCGGCGCCGAGCCGGATGGAACGGTCGTGCTCGCCGACGGCAGCCCGGACGCGGTCCTCGGCGCTCGGGGCGCGGAGCTCGCGGCATCCGGCGTCTGGGTTCCCGGGCACCCGCCCGCCGTCCCGCCCGCACCGGCGCAGCGGCCGGGAGCGACGCTGCTGGAGGCCCGCGGTCTCACTGTGTCTCGCAGGCGCGGGCTCGCCGTCGCCGGTCCGTTCGACGTCGATGTGCGTGCCGGAGAGGTGCTCGGGGTCACCGGTGCGAACGGCGCAGGCAAATCGACGCTCGGGCTCACGCTCGCGGGATTGATCCCGGCCGAAGAGGGTCGGGTCGCCGCTCTGCCGCCCCTCGCCGCCGGAGAGAAGCCGGATCCCATTCACTGGTCGTCGCGCGCCCTGCTCACGCGCATCGCGTCGGTCATGCAGACGCCCGAGCACCAGCTGCTCGCCAAGACCGTGCGCGACGAGCTGTCGGTCGGACCGCGGGCGCTGAAGCTGCCGGACGCCGAGATCGCCTCCCGAGTCGACGACCTGCTCGAAAGACTGCGGCTCACCTCGCTCGCCGCAGCCAATCCCTACACCCTGTCGGGCGGAGAGAAGCGGCGGCTCACGGTCGCCGCCGCCCTCGCCACGCGGCCCCGGATGCTGGTGCTCGACGAGCCCACCTTCGGGCAGGATGCGACGACCTGGGCCGAACTCGTCGGCCTGATCGCACGTCTGCGCGACGAGGGCACGGCGATCGTGGCGATCAGTCATGACGAGACCGTGCTCGAGGCTCTGCACGCTCGGCGCATCGAGGTGGGACGATGA
- a CDS encoding enoyl-CoA hydratase/isomerase family protein yields MTESSAASRVLVRTEGALGRLTLNRPEAINALDFGMVQEITRTLERWRYDTDVQIVLIDGEGDRGMCAGGDVRGLHAQIVEGRSDETAEFFRAEYALNAMIAEYSKPVVTVADGITMGGGVGLSGHAAIRIVTERSKLAMPETRIGFTPDVGGTWLLSRAPGRFGEYFGLTGASMNGADAVLLGFADHFVPSDRLDALREALAYRADPTGPAEIVLLFDETPDPSTLPASRGWIDHAFSADTVAEIVSRLRADEAPDAAATADLLESLAPTGLAVTLDAVREARALPNLRAALEGEYRRVMWFVLRHPDLVEGIRAQLIDKDRNPKWNPATISELSADPGGDARHFTPEDPLF; encoded by the coding sequence GTGACCGAATCCAGCGCCGCTTCCCGGGTCCTCGTCCGTACCGAGGGAGCCCTCGGCAGGCTGACCCTGAACCGACCGGAAGCGATCAACGCGCTCGACTTCGGCATGGTGCAGGAGATCACGCGCACGCTGGAGCGGTGGCGGTACGACACCGATGTGCAGATCGTGCTGATCGACGGCGAAGGCGACCGAGGCATGTGCGCCGGCGGCGATGTGCGGGGACTGCACGCGCAGATCGTGGAGGGGCGATCCGATGAGACGGCGGAGTTCTTCCGCGCAGAGTACGCGCTGAACGCGATGATCGCCGAGTACTCGAAGCCCGTGGTCACCGTCGCCGACGGCATCACGATGGGCGGAGGCGTCGGACTGTCGGGCCACGCGGCCATCCGCATCGTGACCGAGCGATCGAAGCTCGCGATGCCGGAGACGCGGATCGGCTTCACGCCCGACGTGGGCGGCACGTGGCTGCTGTCACGCGCCCCTGGGCGGTTCGGCGAGTACTTCGGGCTCACGGGGGCGTCGATGAACGGAGCGGACGCCGTGCTGCTCGGCTTCGCCGACCATTTCGTGCCCTCCGATCGCCTCGACGCGCTGCGCGAGGCGCTCGCGTATCGTGCCGATCCGACAGGACCGGCCGAGATCGTGCTGCTGTTCGACGAGACTCCCGATCCGTCGACGCTTCCGGCCTCTCGGGGATGGATCGACCACGCGTTCTCCGCCGACACGGTCGCGGAGATCGTGTCGCGGCTGCGCGCGGACGAGGCCCCGGATGCCGCGGCGACCGCGGATCTGCTCGAGAGCCTGGCGCCCACCGGGCTGGCCGTCACGCTCGACGCCGTGCGGGAAGCACGTGCGCTGCCGAACCTGCGTGCCGCCCTGGAGGGTGAGTACCGCCGCGTCATGTGGTTCGTCCTGCGGCATCCCGACCTCGTGGAGGGGATCCGGGCGCAGCTGATCGACAAGGACCGCAATCCGAAGTGGAACCCGGCGACGATCTCCGAACTGTCTGCAGACCCCGGCGGCGACGCTCGACACTTCACGCCCGAAGACCCCCTCTTCTAG
- a CDS encoding ATP-binding cassette domain-containing protein, translated as MPDGQVLEFTHVTKRFNDVTAVSDFSARVEPGVVTAFLGPNGAGKTTTLRILLGQVRATSGTATIGGVAHPELRHPLRTIGSVLEETAYRPRRSAARQLTIAAKANGIPLSRVDEVLSLVGLEREAEGRIGSFSLGMRQRLSVAHALLGDPGALVFDEPANGLDPEGIRWIRLLLRRLADEGRTVLVSSHVLSEIEQVADHVLVLSKGQLVLSSGIEKLADPSAGSVVVDAEDRAALKAALSAAGLEVEVLRSGLTVRGSNAGAVGAIAASAGIALATLVQRGPTLEDVFIELVRGGRLAPQAITAAPVIESETPVAEATAPLAAVPAASDAQDVSGPSAPDSAASDAVASDADASEADSSEADSSDSDSSDSDAERAEADAADVEADAAADAADAARDIEYAAAELGYAADASDANDAEDAADVASDAAHAGGDEVSGDDDSTGESTEHETPAEDHPQPSFDDILFGTTPVDAPTDPDVPSAAESGAEEHSGVEFFGEAHDSEDASESSDDVAAPSDDDPRSAAVTSMLAAAARAYYEDEPKDYPLGDADPSADAQATTDAEGEHHEGEHHDGDHHDGEHHDGEHHEHHEHHEHHEGEHHEHHEGEHHEGEHDRS; from the coding sequence ATGCCCGACGGACAGGTGCTCGAGTTCACGCACGTCACGAAGCGGTTCAACGACGTGACGGCGGTGTCCGACTTCTCCGCGCGGGTCGAGCCCGGCGTCGTGACCGCTTTCCTCGGCCCGAACGGCGCCGGAAAGACCACCACGCTGCGCATCCTCCTCGGTCAGGTGCGCGCCACGAGCGGCACCGCCACGATCGGCGGAGTCGCACATCCTGAACTGCGTCACCCGCTGCGCACCATCGGCTCCGTCCTCGAGGAGACCGCCTACCGCCCGCGGCGTTCGGCAGCCCGCCAGCTGACCATCGCGGCCAAGGCCAACGGCATCCCGCTCTCGCGTGTCGACGAGGTCCTCTCTCTGGTCGGGCTCGAGCGCGAAGCGGAAGGACGCATCGGCAGCTTCTCGCTCGGGATGCGGCAGCGGCTGAGCGTCGCGCACGCGCTGCTGGGCGACCCTGGCGCGCTCGTCTTCGACGAGCCGGCGAACGGGCTCGACCCCGAGGGCATCCGGTGGATCCGACTCCTCCTGCGCCGCCTCGCCGATGAGGGCCGCACGGTTCTCGTCTCCTCACACGTGCTGAGCGAGATCGAGCAGGTCGCAGACCACGTGCTCGTGCTCTCGAAGGGCCAGCTGGTCCTCTCGAGCGGCATCGAGAAGCTGGCCGACCCATCCGCCGGATCCGTGGTCGTCGACGCCGAAGATCGCGCGGCCTTGAAGGCGGCGCTCTCGGCCGCCGGCCTCGAGGTCGAGGTGCTCCGCTCGGGTCTCACGGTCCGCGGCAGCAATGCCGGCGCCGTCGGCGCCATCGCCGCATCGGCCGGCATCGCTCTGGCGACCCTGGTGCAGCGCGGCCCGACGCTCGAAGACGTCTTCATCGAGCTCGTGCGCGGCGGGAGACTCGCCCCGCAGGCCATCACGGCTGCACCGGTCATCGAGTCGGAGACGCCGGTCGCGGAGGCGACAGCGCCGCTCGCGGCGGTCCCTGCTGCGTCCGACGCTCAGGACGTGTCCGGTCCGAGTGCCCCCGATTCTGCTGCGTCCGACGCCGTTGCGTCCGATGCCGACGCGTCCGAAGCCGACTCGTCCGAAGCCGACTCGTCCGATTCCGACTCGTCCGATTCCGACGCCGAACGCGCGGAGGCCGATGCGGCCGACGTCGAGGCTGACGCCGCCGCGGATGCAGCGGATGCGGCTCGCGACATCGAGTACGCCGCGGCGGAGCTCGGCTACGCAGCGGACGCCTCGGATGCGAACGACGCCGAGGATGCGGCTGATGTCGCCTCCGATGCCGCGCATGCGGGCGGTGACGAGGTCTCCGGCGACGACGACTCGACGGGGGAATCGACCGAGCACGAGACCCCGGCCGAGGATCACCCTCAGCCCTCCTTCGACGACATCCTCTTCGGCACGACCCCTGTCGATGCTCCCACCGATCCCGATGTGCCCTCGGCGGCCGAGAGCGGCGCGGAGGAGCACTCCGGCGTCGAGTTCTTCGGCGAGGCGCACGACTCCGAAGACGCGTCGGAGTCGTCGGATGACGTCGCCGCGCCGTCTGACGATGACCCCCGATCCGCGGCCGTCACCTCGATGCTCGCTGCAGCAGCGCGCGCGTACTACGAGGACGAGCCGAAGGACTATCCGCTCGGAGACGCCGACCCATCAGCCGACGCGCAGGCGACGACGGATGCTGAAGGCGAGCACCACGAGGGCGAGCACCACGACGGCGATCACCACGACGGTGAGCACCACGACGGTGAGCACCACGAGCACCACGAGCACCACGAGCACCACGAAGGTGAGCACCACGAGCACCACGAAGGTGAGCACCACGAAGGCGAGCACGACCGCTCCTGA
- a CDS encoding D-alanyl-D-alanine carboxypeptidase family protein: MTAPDSAEATASAVPADDDVSAIFTPEATPPAQWAEEDSGGTPLTWVDPVDVAQHPATDALDDAPAVESGGALLTGAHLRPAIARPGVLVPLGVLVGLLGTYAGSAMLWPLHEVAPTVQAVELAPVAAPAAAITFPAQGSAAVGIGGIGTTSSSLDAAAIASVTKVVSSLMVLERMPLAVGEQGPEFSFTRADNLAYWDYRRSDQSALDVPVGGTLTEFQLLQGTLLGSANNYIDRLSAEIWGSPSSFTAAAAVWLRDRGLDDITIITPSGFDDRNRATPESLVALAEIAMQNPVFAGIVGTPSVDLPGAGTVVNTNGMLADPGVVGVKTGTLGDSWNLLTAKVVTVDDTTVHLYASVLGQADDAQRLTETRSLFTQVETALEQQTPAVAEGTVVGTVTTAWGASTDVVTDADADVVLWNGAVAEASTDFSLGDNREAGDEVGTMTSVGPLNTVTTSLSLADDVDGPSPWWRLTHPLELLGITADQR, encoded by the coding sequence GTGACCGCTCCCGATTCCGCCGAGGCCACCGCCTCCGCCGTTCCTGCGGATGACGACGTGTCTGCGATCTTCACTCCTGAGGCGACTCCCCCCGCGCAGTGGGCGGAGGAAGACAGCGGCGGCACTCCCCTGACGTGGGTCGACCCGGTCGACGTGGCCCAGCACCCGGCGACCGACGCGCTCGATGACGCGCCGGCCGTGGAGAGCGGCGGTGCGCTGCTGACCGGAGCGCACCTGCGCCCGGCGATCGCCCGGCCCGGCGTGCTGGTGCCGCTCGGCGTCCTCGTCGGCTTGCTCGGCACCTACGCCGGATCGGCCATGCTGTGGCCGTTGCACGAGGTCGCGCCGACGGTTCAGGCCGTCGAACTCGCCCCCGTCGCGGCGCCCGCTGCCGCGATCACCTTCCCTGCCCAGGGAAGCGCTGCCGTGGGGATCGGCGGCATCGGCACGACGTCGTCGTCGCTCGACGCTGCGGCGATCGCAAGCGTCACCAAGGTCGTCTCGAGCTTGATGGTGCTCGAGCGGATGCCCCTCGCCGTGGGCGAGCAGGGCCCCGAGTTCTCGTTCACGCGGGCCGACAACCTGGCCTACTGGGACTACCGCCGCTCCGACCAGTCCGCGCTCGACGTGCCCGTGGGGGGCACTCTCACCGAGTTCCAGCTCCTCCAGGGAACGCTGCTCGGATCGGCCAACAACTACATCGACCGGCTCTCCGCGGAGATCTGGGGTTCCCCGTCGTCGTTCACCGCCGCAGCAGCTGTGTGGCTGCGCGACCGTGGTCTCGACGACATCACGATCATCACTCCGTCGGGCTTCGACGACCGCAACCGGGCCACACCCGAGTCGCTCGTCGCGTTGGCCGAGATCGCGATGCAGAACCCCGTCTTCGCCGGCATCGTCGGAACTCCGTCGGTCGATCTTCCGGGTGCGGGCACGGTGGTGAACACGAACGGGATGCTGGCGGACCCCGGCGTCGTCGGCGTCAAGACCGGCACGCTCGGCGACAGCTGGAACCTGTTGACCGCGAAGGTCGTCACCGTCGACGACACGACTGTGCATCTGTACGCGTCGGTTCTCGGTCAGGCCGACGACGCGCAGCGCCTCACGGAGACCCGTTCGCTGTTCACGCAGGTCGAGACGGCGCTGGAGCAGCAGACTCCCGCCGTCGCCGAGGGCACGGTCGTCGGCACCGTCACCACGGCGTGGGGCGCGAGCACCGATGTCGTCACGGATGCGGATGCCGATGTGGTTCTGTGGAACGGCGCCGTCGCCGAGGCCTCGACGGACTTCTCACTCGGCGACAACCGCGAAGCGGGCGACGAGGTCGGCACGATGACGAGCGTCGGGCCGTTGAACACGGTGACGACGTCGCTGTCGCTCGCCGACGATGTCGATGGCCCGAGCCCGTGGTGGCGGCTGACCCACCCCCTCGAACTCCTCGGCATCACGGCCGACCAGCGCTGA
- a CDS encoding ECF transporter S component, with amino-acid sequence MSTSTSGSTTGSASATQSSTGLGRPQLWRWRVVDIVVASVIAVACAMIFLLWNVGYEVPSSILTPLLPGVQGLLAGPWLIAGVLGGLIIRKPGAALYTELVAAIISALVGNAWGPLTIVSGLVQGLGAELVFLIFLYGVWRLPVAMLAGAGAGLACGINDRILWYAGADTLFTSVYIVSTTISGAVIAGLGAWLIARGLAATGALSRFAAGREVTARV; translated from the coding sequence ATGAGTACATCCACGTCCGGATCCACCACGGGATCGGCTTCGGCCACGCAGTCGTCGACGGGCCTCGGTCGACCGCAGCTCTGGCGCTGGCGGGTCGTCGACATCGTCGTGGCGAGTGTCATCGCCGTCGCGTGCGCGATGATCTTCCTGCTCTGGAACGTCGGCTACGAGGTGCCGAGCAGCATCCTGACGCCGCTGCTCCCCGGTGTTCAGGGCCTGCTCGCCGGCCCCTGGCTGATCGCCGGAGTGCTCGGCGGCCTGATCATCCGCAAGCCCGGTGCCGCTCTGTACACCGAGCTGGTCGCCGCGATCATCTCAGCACTCGTCGGCAACGCGTGGGGCCCGCTCACGATCGTCTCGGGCCTCGTACAGGGTCTCGGCGCAGAGCTGGTGTTCCTGATCTTCCTGTACGGCGTCTGGCGGCTGCCTGTCGCGATGCTGGCTGGTGCCGGTGCGGGTCTCGCCTGCGGCATCAACGACCGCATCCTCTGGTACGCCGGCGCCGACACGCTCTTCACGAGCGTCTACATCGTCTCGACCACCATCTCGGGTGCGGTCATCGCCGGACTCGGGGCGTGGCTGATCGCACGCGGACTCGCCGCAACGGGCGCCCTCAGCCGGTTCGCCGCCGGCCGCGAGGTCACCGCACGGGTGTGA